From Pseudoalteromonas rubra, one genomic window encodes:
- a CDS encoding Ig-like domain-containing protein, translating into MNHRIICLLILLVLLVSTASQASPSAPFIALPAYAKAGSPYQLVIHPVPQATEYQIYEGEQLVKTQTSESASFTDYGQAVKRYRVKACNAAGCSEFSHEALIYVRLAQSASPNIKVPVSVAVGEQFCIELTEATGASRYVYYRNGHVRVGQCTQLDQPGWASFWVVPQGSALQSTIFEVYAYEPGVLPEREQVPIVSAPEHVSQLRTQPLAYTQVPGATYYEIFENNQLNGTSEQLSYTPKWSGERVRKFKVRACNGQGCGAFGNTAVTVGYTLAVNLSVPEIGYSKQTFCIAHDNSPGADRYYLKYGNASQSIAAQGCTAFNEPGFYALSLMACAPCSQRSGVDNILIIPGKPQGVQGFKASKIRILQGEQVTFTFDPPATTSGQTRYELFREGKLTERTVASPFSINEPQPGLYNYQVRACNEAGCGDLSESVQVNVGLPPVEVTPLASVYLENEQPVTLRWASLGADVQYQVYYTFNGTVQHFPDFISESWVEIGPLSGTGTLCMFVSARKLVSDTQAVASPGASQSCTTIHRRTRVVRQTQPEIVLAQGQSYTLSVTDFEFESPNGHNGVMRPALMSPGANYVLSEDTLTLTPDPGFFGELTVHAVFKDNKNVETNPIELRIKVIDGRPSVPDVALPIKHKTRWDYISTYNANSDPRGLPIVKAEITLNPVLGTARIHSDLKHISYTHLIGELCAFNDTITDFFEYQITNSAGLVSEPIRVTLTMDCPYDPTPIARGDVYNYHKNKAITFDPLDNRCNDGYAQDDILPEFCIGDDFDPYDYQIKLNRITLQPHTGTLTVVGKTVIYSPKPDTCVTDWFMYTIVNSNGLESKPALVRLECGFRPALTHSDTAHLFTGQSVRLNVLANDEDLNDPPLPLRLHSITTQPEKGLVTINHDNTLTYTNTETCYGGHMSWDRFAYQIRNGADNAAIEPGKVTIEIMCGALDIKLADRVIENGSSTQISWRLPTGYQCQEQHHGWLATEQGTIQINQPAKGTYDYLWQCSNKYNAATEQVAIQLQVVDVIPQQMEISWSDKQVRVGQAVQLRWSLSPGVECYASPWRLTNTGSKSVMISRSGVHVQSWMCSYSGSDVPVELTTQLKVTRLTAPLLSQ; encoded by the coding sequence ATGAATCATCGGATTATCTGTTTACTGATTTTATTGGTCTTGCTGGTAAGCACGGCCAGTCAAGCCAGCCCTTCAGCACCATTTATTGCGCTCCCAGCCTATGCCAAAGCGGGAAGCCCCTATCAACTGGTGATCCACCCAGTGCCACAAGCAACAGAATATCAGATCTATGAGGGTGAGCAGCTGGTAAAAACTCAAACGTCGGAATCTGCTTCTTTTACAGACTATGGTCAGGCTGTAAAGCGTTATCGGGTTAAAGCGTGCAATGCGGCAGGGTGCTCAGAGTTTAGCCATGAAGCGCTAATCTATGTACGTCTTGCGCAAAGTGCATCGCCGAATATTAAAGTGCCTGTCAGTGTTGCTGTAGGTGAGCAGTTTTGTATTGAGCTGACTGAAGCGACGGGGGCGAGTCGGTATGTTTATTATCGCAATGGTCATGTCAGGGTTGGACAATGCACCCAGCTGGACCAACCTGGCTGGGCAAGTTTTTGGGTTGTTCCTCAGGGGTCTGCATTGCAGAGTACCATTTTTGAGGTGTATGCCTATGAGCCTGGAGTCTTGCCAGAACGAGAGCAGGTGCCCATCGTTAGCGCTCCTGAGCATGTTTCGCAGCTGCGGACTCAGCCTCTGGCATATACACAGGTCCCCGGTGCAACTTATTATGAGATCTTTGAAAACAACCAGCTAAATGGCACGTCAGAACAGCTTAGCTATACGCCAAAATGGAGCGGTGAGCGTGTTCGTAAATTTAAAGTCCGGGCTTGTAATGGGCAAGGGTGCGGTGCGTTTGGCAATACGGCCGTGACTGTGGGCTATACGCTGGCGGTTAATCTGAGTGTACCTGAGATCGGTTACAGTAAACAAACCTTTTGTATCGCGCATGATAACTCACCCGGAGCTGACCGGTATTATCTAAAGTACGGGAATGCCTCGCAAAGTATCGCTGCGCAGGGATGTACGGCTTTTAATGAACCTGGGTTCTATGCACTTTCTTTAATGGCGTGTGCACCTTGCAGTCAGCGAAGTGGGGTCGATAACATTCTGATAATACCTGGTAAACCACAGGGGGTTCAAGGATTTAAAGCATCAAAAATACGGATTTTGCAAGGTGAGCAGGTTACATTTACATTCGATCCGCCAGCAACCACCAGTGGCCAGACCCGCTATGAATTATTTAGAGAAGGCAAGTTGACAGAGCGTACAGTGGCCAGCCCGTTCTCAATTAATGAGCCACAACCAGGGTTATATAATTATCAGGTGCGTGCTTGTAACGAGGCAGGATGTGGCGACTTATCGGAGAGCGTGCAGGTTAATGTCGGTTTGCCGCCGGTTGAAGTCACTCCTCTGGCGTCTGTTTACCTTGAAAATGAACAGCCGGTGACATTGCGCTGGGCATCTTTAGGGGCTGATGTGCAATACCAGGTTTATTACACATTTAATGGTACTGTTCAGCATTTCCCCGATTTTATCTCGGAGTCCTGGGTCGAAATTGGCCCACTGAGTGGTACTGGTACGCTGTGTATGTTTGTCAGTGCCAGAAAGCTGGTGAGTGACACTCAGGCAGTGGCCAGTCCCGGTGCCAGTCAGTCATGTACGACAATTCACAGGCGTACCCGGGTTGTCAGGCAAACGCAGCCGGAAATTGTGTTGGCTCAGGGACAGTCATACACCCTGTCGGTCACGGATTTTGAATTTGAGAGCCCGAATGGCCACAACGGTGTCATGCGTCCAGCGTTAATGTCACCAGGGGCAAACTATGTATTGAGTGAAGACACACTAACTTTGACTCCTGATCCTGGTTTTTTTGGTGAGCTGACTGTGCATGCGGTCTTTAAGGATAATAAAAACGTCGAGACCAACCCAATAGAGTTACGCATCAAAGTAATTGATGGGCGTCCCAGTGTCCCCGATGTGGCTCTTCCCATTAAGCATAAAACCCGGTGGGACTATATCAGTACTTATAACGCCAATTCCGATCCCAGAGGTCTGCCTATTGTGAAGGCCGAAATTACCCTGAATCCAGTGTTGGGTACTGCCCGGATACACTCGGACCTCAAGCACATAAGTTATACCCACTTAATTGGCGAGCTGTGTGCGTTCAATGACACCATTACAGATTTTTTTGAATATCAAATCACCAACAGTGCAGGCTTGGTGTCTGAACCAATCAGGGTCACGCTGACCATGGACTGTCCTTATGATCCCACTCCTATTGCACGAGGTGACGTGTACAACTATCACAAGAACAAGGCTATCACATTTGATCCGCTGGATAACCGCTGTAACGATGGATACGCACAGGACGATATACTCCCTGAGTTTTGCATTGGAGATGACTTTGACCCGTATGACTATCAAATCAAGCTAAACCGCATTACGCTGCAGCCCCATACCGGAACCTTAACCGTAGTAGGCAAAACGGTCATTTACAGCCCCAAGCCCGATACCTGTGTGACCGACTGGTTTATGTATACGATAGTGAATAGTAACGGGCTGGAATCAAAGCCTGCTCTGGTCCGTCTTGAATGTGGGTTCAGGCCGGCATTAACTCACTCTGATACTGCACACCTGTTTACGGGTCAATCCGTCAGGCTGAATGTACTGGCAAATGATGAAGATCTGAATGACCCCCCTTTACCACTGAGGTTGCATAGCATCACCACGCAGCCCGAAAAGGGCCTGGTTACTATTAACCACGACAACACGCTGACATATACCAACACAGAGACTTGCTATGGCGGGCATATGAGCTGGGACCGGTTCGCCTATCAGATCCGCAATGGTGCTGATAATGCAGCCATAGAGCCGGGTAAGGTCACGATAGAGATTATGTGTGGGGCGCTTGATATTAAACTGGCAGATCGGGTCATTGAAAACGGCAGCAGTACGCAGATAAGCTGGCGTTTACCAACAGGTTACCAGTGTCAGGAGCAACACCATGGCTGGTTGGCAACAGAGCAGGGCACTATACAGATCAATCAGCCTGCTAAGGGCACTTATGATTATCTGTGGCAGTGCAGTAACAAATATAATGCTGCCACAGAGCAAGTTGCGATACAGCTACAGGTTGTGGATGTGATCCCTCAACAGATGGAGATAAGTTGGTCAGACAAACAAGTGAGAGTTGGGCAGGCTGTGCAACTACGCTGGTCATTGTCACCTGGGGTGGAATGTTACGCGTCACCGTGGCGACTGACTAACACAGGGAGTAAGTCAGTGATGATATCCAGATCTGGCGTGCATGTTCAGTCGTGGATGTGCTCCTATTCAGGCTCCGATGTGCCTGTTGAACTCACCACGCAACTAAAAGTGACCAGATTAACTGCACCACTATTATCACAGTGA